The genome window ACCACCCTCGAAAACCTGAAAGCCGCTGCCGCCGGCGAGAACGAAGAGTGGAGCGAACTCTACCCCGAATTTGCCAAAGTGGCCGACGAAGAGGGATTCCCCGAAATAGCAGAAGCATGGCGCCGGATAGCCACCGTAGAAGCCGGGCACGAGGCCCGCTACCTCAAACTCTATGAACGTATGCTGAACGGCACCGTATTTGAAGATGAGGAAGAAATCGAATGGCAATGCCGCAACTGCGGATACATTCACAAAGGGAAAAAGGCTCCCGACATGTGCCCGGCCTGCCAACACCCGAAAGCCTATTTCGAGCGCAAAAAGAACAATTATTAAGCCGGGAGGGTTATATAGAAAAATCCTATCCCCTGCCATCGTGAGGGGAACCGTTAAGGTATTTATGTCACGATAAGGTAAAAAAAAGATTGTTTGCATCGACGAGGGGGATTACCGCGACAGCGATAATCCCCCTCACTTCTTATTTGAACTTCCTCCCACAAGTTTTGAGTCTACCATTTCAGGACACGCCGACTGCATAGGGAGCGGGAAATCTATTTTACGGGAATCTTTTCGATACGACGCTGGTGGCGCCCGCCTTCAAATGCGGTACGAAGGAACACTTCCACCACAGCCCGAGCCTCGTCGACAGAGATAAAACGGCCGGGCATGACACACACATTGGCATCATTATGCTGACGGGCCAGGCGGGAAATTTCTTCACACCAACAAAGGGCGGCCCGCACCCTCTGATGCTTGTTGAGGGTAATGTTGATACCGTTCCCACTCCCGCAAATGGCAATTCCGGGATAACATTCTCCCCTTTCTATGGCACCGGCCAAGGGGTGAGCATAATCGGCATAGTCGCAACTCTCCGACGAATAAGTACCAAAATCTTTGTAGGAGATGCCCCACTCGGTGAGCCAGGCCATCACATGCTGCTTCAACTCATATCCGGCATGGTCGCAGGCCAATCCTACCGGAATGCCGGGTTTCAAAATACTCATAATCAAGATTTTTTAATGACACCTATAAAAATCTCTTCAACGATACTTTCTTCCACAAAGGTAAAAGATAACAGGCACATAACCAAGAAAAAAGAAAATTTATCACTATTCGCGGCATATTGAATAGATTTAATCACTCTCCGACATGACATTACAGAAAAGTTTTGCTTATCTTTGAGACGTGCAATATCTATTCTTGAAAAACCGGTCATCATGAAAACATTCCTGAAAATCTTTGCCATCATTATCTTGGTCATTGTCGCACTGCTCATCGCCATACCCTTGATACTGAAAGGGAAACTGGCCGACATCGTAAAGGCCGAAGCCAACAAGATGCTCAATGCCAAGCTCGACTTTGAAGAACTCGACATCAGCCTGCTGCGCAACTTTCCCCAAGCCACGCTCGTGCTGAAAGAGCTGTCGCTCACGGGGGTCGGCGAATTTGAGGGCGACACCCTGGCAACTGCCGACGAGGTCGCAGCT of Candidatus Caccoplasma merdavium contains these proteins:
- a CDS encoding rubrerythrin family protein codes for the protein MKSIKGTKTEQNLLKSFAGESQARGRYVYFASIAKKEGYEQISAIFSETAEQEKEHAKRFFKFLEGGMVEITASFPAGILSTTLENLKAAAAGENEEWSELYPEFAKVADEEGFPEIAEAWRRIATVEAGHEARYLKLYERMLNGTVFEDEEEIEWQCRNCGYIHKGKKAPDMCPACQHPKAYFERKKNNY
- the rpiB gene encoding ribose 5-phosphate isomerase B, whose amino-acid sequence is MSILKPGIPVGLACDHAGYELKQHVMAWLTEWGISYKDFGTYSSESCDYADYAHPLAGAIERGECYPGIAICGSGNGINITLNKHQRVRAALCWCEEISRLARQHNDANVCVMPGRFISVDEARAVVEVFLRTAFEGGRHQRRIEKIPVK